A section of the Oligoflexus sp. genome encodes:
- a CDS encoding TspO/MBR family protein: MKATNFDLSTGQSAAVALGGTVLAATLARTMAPTPEKGATKHWYDKLEKPAFQPPKKAFGPVWMALYASTAVGAYRLLKAPPSPARSKALSLWTAQLGLNAVWSKLFFGQRKAKASLVDSASNLIDSAALTYYAAKVDRPAALLFAPMVAWLALATSVNEEVWRKNPGAFRD, from the coding sequence ATGAAAGCCACAAACTTCGATCTATCAACCGGGCAGAGCGCGGCTGTCGCGCTCGGTGGAACTGTCCTGGCGGCCACTCTCGCCCGTACGATGGCGCCAACGCCTGAAAAAGGCGCCACCAAGCATTGGTATGATAAGCTGGAAAAACCGGCGTTTCAGCCGCCCAAAAAGGCTTTTGGTCCGGTCTGGATGGCTCTTTATGCCTCCACAGCTGTCGGGGCTTACCGTCTTCTGAAAGCTCCACCCAGCCCGGCGCGCAGCAAGGCTTTGTCACTCTGGACAGCGCAACTTGGCCTGAATGCTGTATGGTCCAAGCTTTTTTTCGGACAAAGGAAAGCCAAGGCAAGTCTCGTGGATAGTGCGAGCAATCTGATTGACTCAGCAGCACTGACCTATTATGCGGCCAAAGTGGACAGGCCTGCAGCCCTGCTCTTTGCGCCGATGGTGGCGTGGCTGGCTTTGGCGACCAGCGTGAACGAGGAAGTTTGGCGAAAAAATCCAGGAGCCTTCCGGGATTGA
- a CDS encoding 7TM diverse intracellular signaling domain-containing protein, translated as MLRFSWFIILQTLFLVLTRPALAQAQDEIRVYTLSEHEQGSDLAPYIYYYEDKFSKRTLAQVSKPQFKRFKLNPKRSLAFSYTASTIWLRFAVQNPSEQDRTVALKIDYPLLDEISFYDAGADGFEETLSGDMRPFEERWLKYRNFAFPTTIAAGETKTYFLRVKSSSTVTLPLQIWEADTLREHASDDGPAFGVYFGCILAILLYNAFIFASTRSRAYLAYVGFLTSSIFFYLSWTGVGAMYFWGDSQWMIQRCWPVSGGFVGAFSTGFLHLFVDLDRNAPRLARINRVVMYTTATFGFLNMALPLGLAYKIGFSCGAFSSFYAFGIAVYMTMKKNRQAVFYIIAWSVFLTFIALSSLSVMGLLSLPMVIGSYGSQIGSALEAILLSLGLADRINVMKKKELEQSNHIIEGLRKIQVLKNRLEAVLNATKQMSEHLEKTHALQAASHHIQKELSNLETRHVWFLEQDERTGDVRRLVLSEDQGDHASWEMEWLDARECVRNQREIIVPVIWKGQRFGVFCIGVLDENTPLPPEDIHFLETMMQSLALSLQNIDYQNNLKDMVEARTAELHKALRSLTERQRKVDDILVNIEQGIFTFDEHFHIGDEYSQHLLDIFRIKKSDMSHLTINDLLFNNTEMSLDKQNTVIESLKSSVDVEAFLWDANTHHLPHEIVKLYPTGPRNIELEWKPLANADDHVDQVMVVAKDVTERRALQRRLEEEEVQKKRFIQILTRMVSIDKNILDGYFAEVQKDISHIKDEIQGHFNDTLVFRMLHTMKGLSRSLKFDQLSAIIHECEGVIVEPAHNIQQKLENFIPKFKEMEGCFSEYMQVYDQVFGMHVTDLHNWNLMQFLAQVLPERLDAIRSQNYPIEAISCNDHVMNWNIEVVSDLREILLHLFNNSLDHGFILPFGHQLVKKPIRIDLNARIVDDHVEITLEDYGAGIDVERLVAKAKSRGIAFDPNEPYELIFHDGLSTAQKATMTSGRGVGLAAVRSRVSDLGGTLTYGSLDHVGTKFVIRVPCAIAVVEAPHLQKVS; from the coding sequence TTGTTGCGATTCAGCTGGTTCATCATCCTTCAGACCCTCTTCCTCGTCCTGACGCGCCCCGCGCTGGCGCAGGCGCAGGATGAAATCCGGGTCTATACGCTGTCTGAACATGAACAGGGTTCGGATCTGGCGCCCTATATTTATTACTACGAGGATAAATTCAGTAAGCGCACGCTGGCTCAGGTCAGCAAACCCCAGTTCAAGCGATTCAAGCTTAATCCCAAGCGTTCTCTGGCTTTCAGCTACACGGCCTCGACCATCTGGCTCCGTTTTGCCGTCCAGAACCCATCGGAGCAGGACCGGACGGTGGCCTTGAAGATTGATTATCCCCTGCTCGATGAAATCTCCTTCTATGATGCCGGCGCGGACGGTTTCGAGGAAACCCTGTCCGGGGATATGCGCCCGTTTGAAGAGCGCTGGCTCAAATATCGCAACTTCGCCTTCCCGACGACGATCGCGGCCGGGGAAACGAAGACCTATTTTCTGCGGGTGAAATCCAGCAGCACCGTGACGCTGCCACTGCAGATCTGGGAGGCCGACACGCTGCGTGAGCATGCGTCTGATGATGGACCTGCGTTCGGCGTATACTTTGGCTGCATCCTTGCGATCCTTCTCTACAACGCCTTCATCTTCGCCTCGACGCGAAGTCGCGCATACCTTGCCTATGTTGGTTTTCTGACCTCCAGCATTTTCTTCTATCTGTCCTGGACCGGCGTCGGCGCCATGTATTTCTGGGGCGACAGCCAGTGGATGATTCAAAGATGCTGGCCCGTCAGCGGCGGCTTTGTAGGCGCTTTCAGCACAGGCTTTTTGCATCTCTTCGTCGATCTGGATCGAAACGCGCCGCGACTCGCCCGCATCAATCGCGTGGTGATGTATACCACAGCGACCTTTGGCTTTTTGAATATGGCCCTGCCCCTTGGGCTCGCCTATAAAATCGGCTTTTCCTGCGGCGCTTTCAGCTCTTTCTATGCCTTCGGTATTGCTGTCTACATGACCATGAAAAAGAACCGGCAGGCGGTCTTCTATATCATCGCCTGGTCGGTGTTCCTGACTTTCATCGCGTTAAGCTCGCTTTCGGTCATGGGGCTTCTGTCCCTGCCGATGGTCATCGGCTCTTATGGCAGTCAGATCGGTTCCGCCTTGGAAGCCATCCTTCTGTCCCTTGGTCTCGCCGACCGCATCAACGTGATGAAAAAGAAGGAACTTGAACAGTCCAATCACATCATCGAAGGCCTCCGCAAAATCCAGGTCCTCAAAAATCGCCTGGAAGCCGTCCTGAACGCCACCAAGCAGATGTCCGAGCACTTGGAAAAGACCCATGCGCTGCAGGCCGCCAGTCATCATATCCAGAAGGAACTGAGCAATCTTGAAACCCGGCATGTCTGGTTTTTGGAGCAGGATGAAAGGACCGGCGACGTCCGGCGCCTGGTCTTGAGTGAAGATCAAGGCGATCACGCCAGCTGGGAAATGGAATGGCTCGATGCGCGCGAATGCGTGCGAAATCAGCGGGAAATCATCGTTCCCGTCATCTGGAAAGGCCAGCGCTTCGGTGTGTTCTGCATCGGAGTCCTGGACGAGAATACGCCGCTGCCGCCCGAGGATATCCATTTTCTGGAAACCATGATGCAGTCGCTGGCTCTTTCGCTGCAGAACATTGATTATCAGAATAACCTGAAGGATATGGTGGAAGCCCGGACAGCGGAACTCCATAAGGCCCTGCGCTCCTTGACCGAGCGGCAGAGGAAGGTTGATGACATCCTTGTCAACATCGAGCAGGGTATCTTCACCTTCGACGAGCACTTCCATATCGGCGATGAATACTCCCAGCACCTTCTGGACATCTTCCGCATTAAAAAGTCGGACATGTCTCATCTGACCATCAACGATCTGCTTTTCAACAATACCGAAATGAGCCTGGATAAGCAGAATACCGTCATCGAATCTTTGAAATCGAGCGTGGATGTCGAGGCCTTCCTTTGGGATGCCAACACCCATCATCTGCCCCATGAGATCGTGAAGCTCTATCCGACCGGCCCGCGCAATATCGAGCTGGAATGGAAACCGCTGGCCAACGCCGACGATCATGTGGACCAGGTCATGGTCGTGGCCAAGGACGTGACCGAACGCCGCGCCCTGCAAAGGCGCTTGGAAGAGGAAGAGGTCCAGAAGAAGCGTTTCATCCAGATCCTCACCCGCATGGTGTCGATCGACAAGAACATCCTGGATGGCTACTTCGCCGAAGTGCAGAAGGATATCAGCCATATCAAAGATGAAATCCAGGGTCATTTCAACGACACGCTGGTCTTCCGCATGCTGCATACCATGAAGGGGCTGAGCCGCTCCTTGAAATTCGATCAGCTGTCGGCGATCATTCATGAATGCGAGGGCGTCATCGTCGAGCCCGCCCATAATATCCAGCAGAAGCTCGAAAACTTCATTCCGAAATTCAAGGAAATGGAGGGATGCTTCAGCGAATACATGCAGGTCTATGATCAGGTCTTCGGCATGCACGTCACCGATCTGCATAACTGGAACCTGATGCAGTTCCTGGCCCAGGTCCTGCCTGAACGCTTGGATGCGATCCGTAGCCAGAATTATCCGATCGAAGCGATCAGCTGCAACGATCACGTGATGAACTGGAATATCGAGGTCGTCAGCGATCTGCGCGAGATCCTTTTGCATCTTTTCAATAACAGCCTCGATCACGGCTTTATCCTGCCCTTCGGCCATCAGCTGGTGAAAAAGCCGATCCGCATCGATCTGAATGCCCGCATCGTCGACGATCACGTGGAGATCACGCTGGAAGATTATGGCGCCGGCATCGATGTCGAGAGGCTGGTCGCCAAGGCCAAATCCCGCGGGATAGCCTTTGACCCGAACGAACCTTATGAACTCATTTTCCACGACGGACTCTCGACGGCGCAGAAAGCGACCATGACCAGTGGCCGTGGCGTAGGCCTTGCCGCCGTGCGCAGCCGCGTCTCGGATCTGGGGGGCACCCTCACGTATGGCTCGCTGGATCACGTCGGCACCAAATTCGTCATCCGCGTGCCCTGCGCGATCGCAGTGGTCGAAGCTCCCCATCTGCAAAAAGTATCCTGA
- a CDS encoding 7TM diverse intracellular signaling domain-containing protein: protein MTRLLKTLQVIGFWLLLVTQALASSFEVKEGADWDGEAIGSHVEYRVIPRHPRSFTEIQDLLEQGPNILSNEAVLNYGMTRDTIIGRFSITSDRDREVVMHIDYFFLSHFNLYIRTPDGWKEKEVGLKAPYSRRDLKTRSYTILVPLKAGLNEFYFSGFGNTSVQMPIRIWSPARFYRHESSVRSFVDVILGGLFIILVYNLFIYISLREPIFLVYTWFIAAHLFYQIFALGLLPELSYEWFGMNLTVDYLGSICVCVVVLATMIFIPQFLDIPRASPLATWVRGVGWACVPTIILAPVLTYASTYACILIATAAIFVCLYAGLVEIRKDHAKTYVKIYMVAWIIYMLGASSQIANFMDLLPLNLFTKYSQVTFLSLKICLLSLAQANKLKDFKTRMHAEQKAKAHSYDQLTKVFYPHQLGMIKSGFQLEETMPTHDGEACVISFDIISSSTIQHEKAKDFFHRVFQRCNEIMMEGYDGRELQAGAYRIKELGDGFLCSVGYPFRSTHSSMAQGAYELALKFHAAFQEEVRLFNYGEPIHCGIGIAMDSIAGFYPATGVREYDLYGRAIILATRYEAMRKVLLRHSARQSILSIQERVFRHLHDSTQASLEIFDLKAHHEVVRDDPDARKVYFQILAHEETPEALRQGA, encoded by the coding sequence ATGACGAGGCTGTTGAAAACTCTGCAGGTAATTGGGTTCTGGCTTTTGCTGGTGACTCAGGCTCTTGCCTCGTCTTTTGAAGTCAAAGAAGGCGCCGATTGGGACGGCGAGGCGATCGGATCCCATGTGGAATATCGCGTTATACCCCGCCATCCGCGGAGTTTTACAGAGATTCAGGATCTTTTGGAACAAGGCCCGAATATCCTCTCGAACGAAGCTGTCTTGAACTACGGGATGACGCGCGACACCATCATCGGTCGGTTTTCGATCACAAGCGACCGTGATCGCGAAGTCGTCATGCACATCGACTATTTCTTTCTCAGTCACTTCAATCTCTATATCCGAACGCCGGATGGCTGGAAGGAAAAAGAAGTGGGCCTGAAGGCCCCCTATTCCCGAAGGGATTTGAAGACCCGCAGCTATACCATCCTCGTCCCGCTCAAAGCTGGACTCAACGAATTCTATTTCAGCGGCTTCGGCAACACGAGCGTTCAGATGCCGATCCGCATCTGGTCGCCTGCCCGTTTCTATCGCCATGAAAGCTCGGTGCGAAGCTTTGTGGATGTTATCCTGGGCGGGCTCTTCATCATCCTCGTCTATAACCTTTTCATCTATATCAGTCTGCGCGAGCCCATCTTCCTCGTTTACACCTGGTTCATCGCCGCCCATCTTTTCTATCAGATCTTCGCTCTCGGCCTGCTGCCGGAACTCAGCTATGAATGGTTCGGCATGAATCTGACGGTGGATTATCTGGGGTCCATCTGCGTCTGTGTCGTCGTGCTGGCCACCATGATCTTCATTCCCCAGTTCCTGGATATACCGCGCGCCTCGCCTCTGGCGACCTGGGTGCGGGGCGTGGGCTGGGCCTGTGTCCCCACCATAATCCTGGCCCCGGTCCTGACCTATGCATCCACCTATGCCTGCATCCTGATCGCAACGGCCGCGATCTTCGTCTGTCTCTATGCGGGCCTCGTTGAGATTCGCAAAGATCATGCGAAGACCTATGTGAAGATCTACATGGTGGCCTGGATCATCTATATGCTGGGCGCCAGCAGCCAGATCGCCAATTTCATGGATCTACTGCCGCTGAATCTTTTCACCAAGTACAGCCAGGTGACGTTCCTGAGTCTGAAAATCTGCCTCCTGTCCCTGGCGCAGGCCAATAAGCTGAAGGACTTCAAGACCCGCATGCATGCCGAGCAGAAAGCCAAGGCGCATAGCTACGATCAGCTGACCAAGGTGTTCTATCCGCATCAGCTGGGGATGATCAAATCCGGTTTTCAGCTGGAGGAGACCATGCCCACTCATGATGGCGAAGCGTGCGTGATCAGCTTCGACATCATTTCCAGCTCGACCATTCAGCATGAGAAGGCCAAGGATTTTTTCCATCGCGTGTTCCAACGCTGCAACGAGATCATGATGGAAGGTTATGATGGACGCGAGCTGCAGGCCGGCGCCTACCGCATCAAAGAGCTGGGCGACGGCTTTCTTTGCAGCGTGGGATATCCTTTCCGATCCACACATAGCTCGATGGCCCAGGGCGCCTATGAACTGGCTTTGAAATTCCATGCGGCCTTCCAGGAGGAGGTGCGGCTCTTCAATTACGGCGAGCCTATCCACTGCGGCATCGGGATTGCCATGGATTCGATCGCCGGTTTTTATCCCGCTACCGGCGTGCGGGAGTATGACCTTTACGGTCGCGCCATCATCCTTGCGACCCGCTATGAGGCCATGCGCAAAGTCCTTCTGCGGCATAGCGCGCGGCAGAGCATCCTCAGCATCCAGGAACGCGTGTTTCGGCATCTGCACGACAGCACCCAGGCCTCGCTCGAAATCTTTGATCTGAAAGCGCACCATGAGGTTGTGCGCGATGATCCGGATGCTCGCAAAGTCTATTTCCAAATCCTCGCGCACGAGGAAACGCCCGAGGCGCTGCGCCAGGGAGCGTGA
- a CDS encoding cache domain-containing protein: MAFTSSLKSKLLILGFTVFAGLLAVEAYVIREFRSNMLDGRFTKTKHLVEAQASMIQHLIDAAAQKTISDDEARARALDIVQGSRFDQDNYFWIHDLDARMVSHPIKPDLNGKDISEMKDPTGKRFFLAMNDIVRAEGEGFVEYHWPAPKQADGAAVPKVSFVKLIPKWNWVIGAGVYLDDVNQTFYSVLWRMIAISVALFSVVAIFVLSVSFRLVREVNQSVEIVTRSSHSVRHAGSTLNETSSLLANITTENAAALEETAATTESVSRMIKENSERSLKARSLADESLQTARAGFQDVEQMQGAMQSIVASSKRAEEIIQMIDEIAFQTNLLALNAAIEAARAGEHGKGFAVVAEAVRSLAQRSSSASKEITGIIRSNSNSTRNGARLADEMSLHLKSIVGVTESATALMSEISEASQEQTRAMAQVVLALTQIDQATQKAASTSMETSESSTDLVEQSGQLDAAVLRLMRVVQGQDAAASENHDVSRAA, from the coding sequence ATGGCGTTTACCTCCAGTCTGAAATCGAAACTTCTGATTCTTGGCTTCACCGTTTTCGCGGGCCTTTTGGCTGTCGAGGCTTATGTGATCCGGGAATTCCGCAGCAATATGCTCGATGGCCGCTTCACCAAAACGAAACATCTGGTGGAAGCCCAGGCCTCGATGATTCAGCATCTCATCGATGCCGCCGCTCAGAAAACCATATCCGATGACGAAGCTCGCGCCCGCGCGCTGGACATCGTCCAAGGCTCGCGCTTTGATCAGGATAATTATTTCTGGATACACGATCTGGATGCGCGCATGGTGAGCCATCCGATAAAGCCGGACCTGAACGGCAAGGATATTTCCGAGATGAAAGATCCCACCGGCAAGCGTTTCTTTTTAGCCATGAATGATATCGTCCGCGCCGAGGGCGAAGGCTTTGTGGAATACCACTGGCCCGCTCCCAAACAAGCCGATGGCGCCGCCGTCCCCAAGGTGTCCTTTGTGAAGCTCATTCCCAAGTGGAACTGGGTGATCGGCGCCGGCGTTTATCTGGATGACGTCAACCAAACCTTTTATTCCGTTCTGTGGCGCATGATCGCGATCTCGGTCGCGCTTTTTTCCGTCGTCGCGATCTTTGTGCTGAGCGTCTCTTTCCGTCTGGTTCGTGAAGTGAATCAGTCCGTGGAGATCGTGACCCGCAGCAGCCATTCCGTGCGCCACGCGGGAAGCACTCTGAATGAGACCAGCTCGCTCCTGGCCAATATCACGACGGAAAACGCCGCCGCCCTGGAAGAAACCGCAGCCACCACCGAATCGGTGTCCCGCATGATCAAGGAAAATTCCGAGCGTTCGCTGAAAGCCCGAAGTCTCGCTGATGAATCCCTGCAAACCGCACGCGCGGGCTTTCAGGATGTCGAGCAGATGCAAGGCGCCATGCAGAGCATCGTCGCGTCCAGCAAACGCGCCGAGGAAATCATCCAGATGATCGACGAGATCGCTTTTCAAACCAATCTTCTGGCATTGAATGCCGCGATCGAAGCAGCGCGCGCCGGTGAACACGGCAAAGGCTTCGCGGTCGTGGCCGAAGCGGTTCGTTCGCTGGCCCAGCGCAGTTCGTCGGCCTCGAAGGAAATCACCGGAATCATCCGCAGCAACAGCAATTCGACCCGCAATGGGGCTCGCCTTGCGGACGAAATGAGCCTTCATCTGAAAAGCATCGTGGGCGTGACCGAATCCGCCACCGCTCTGATGTCCGAAATTTCGGAAGCCTCGCAGGAACAGACCCGTGCCATGGCCCAGGTGGTCCTGGCCCTCACGCAGATTGATCAGGCCACTCAAAAAGCAGCCTCCACGTCGATGGAAACGAGTGAATCCAGCACCGACCTCGTCGAGCAGTCGGGCCAGCTGGATGCTGCTGTGCTGCGCCTGATGCGTGTGGTCCAAGGCCAGGACGCAGCCGCAAGCGAAAACCACGATGTCTCACGGGCTGCCTAA
- the trmB gene encoding tRNA (guanosine(46)-N7)-methyltransferase TrmB has product MPIKNVNPFQDPLEHMRPEVNRYMALLKEGLESGDLPLLYGPAMERLPGQWRPHLAEHMGETPRELILEIGSHFGEVILKMAADHPDTAFIGMDITFKRVVKLAQKAQSLAHKNLLSVLCNAKALDQVFADGELDGIFIFFPDPWVQKKRQMKNRLVNKAFVETLHRKLKPGGFFWFKTDCEPYYADVCDSFQDRLWTANETRHGLPSEIYTSRFERLFHEQGLPRHEFCWIAKESIRTDL; this is encoded by the coding sequence ATGCCCATCAAGAACGTCAATCCCTTTCAGGATCCCCTGGAACATATGCGCCCCGAGGTCAACCGTTACATGGCCCTTCTGAAGGAAGGCCTGGAATCCGGTGATCTGCCCCTGCTCTATGGCCCCGCCATGGAGCGTCTGCCGGGACAGTGGCGCCCGCACCTGGCCGAGCACATGGGTGAAACTCCCAGGGAGCTGATTCTGGAGATCGGCAGTCACTTTGGTGAAGTGATTCTGAAGATGGCGGCGGACCACCCGGATACCGCATTTATTGGCATGGATATTACCTTCAAACGCGTCGTCAAGCTTGCGCAGAAAGCGCAGAGCCTGGCGCATAAAAATCTGCTGAGCGTTCTGTGCAACGCCAAAGCCCTGGATCAGGTCTTTGCGGATGGCGAACTGGACGGAATCTTTATTTTTTTCCCGGATCCTTGGGTCCAGAAAAAACGCCAGATGAAGAACCGCCTCGTGAACAAAGCTTTCGTGGAGACCCTCCACAGGAAACTGAAGCCGGGTGGGTTCTTCTGGTTCAAAACCGACTGCGAACCTTACTATGCTGATGTTTGCGACAGTTTCCAGGACCGTCTCTGGACTGCGAACGAAACGCGTCATGGATTACCATCCGAAATTTATACCAGTCGTTTTGAAAGACTCTTTCATGAGCAGGGTTTACCTCGCCATGAATTTTGCTGGATCGCCAAAGAGTCGATTCGGACTGATCTGTAA
- the ybeY gene encoding rRNA maturation RNase YbeY has protein sequence MESDSGPSFIVETPLHTFQIQAETIERLTRAICAGLGLPDYEVSWDFIDQDEMRSLNQQYRDKDRSTDVLSFPQEEWDEPLHFTAPSWPLPDNADNEDEPPQMLGDVIISPEDALANAESIGHSLDRETAFLLVHGILHLCGHDHMEAEEEQRMIAEQQAIMAFLERAEQSPLWAGCCEVRG, from the coding sequence TTGGAATCAGACAGTGGTCCCTCATTCATCGTCGAGACGCCCCTGCACACATTTCAGATTCAGGCCGAGACCATCGAACGCCTGACGCGTGCCATTTGCGCCGGACTCGGCTTGCCTGATTATGAAGTGTCCTGGGATTTTATAGATCAGGACGAAATGAGATCTTTGAATCAGCAGTATCGCGACAAGGATCGCTCGACCGACGTCCTTTCATTTCCGCAGGAGGAATGGGACGAGCCGCTGCATTTCACGGCTCCTTCGTGGCCCTTGCCGGACAATGCGGATAATGAGGATGAACCCCCACAGATGCTGGGTGATGTCATCATCAGTCCCGAGGATGCTCTGGCCAATGCGGAAAGCATAGGTCACAGTCTGGATCGTGAAACCGCCTTCCTTCTGGTTCATGGCATTCTGCATCTTTGCGGGCATGATCATATGGAAGCAGAAGAAGAACAACGTATGATAGCCGAACAGCAGGCGATCATGGCTTTCCTCGAACGTGCCGAGCAAAGTCCCCTTTGGGCGGGATGCTGCGAGGTCAGAGGCTGA
- a CDS encoding hemolysin family protein, translating into MEFGLSYDLMEMLVIGLAIIGAAIFSAAETAITSLGAHKMRHMVSNKKAQTSHSLRLWLSQPSRVLTTILIFNNFCKVLASVVATDLAMRFFGDQAISIAIGVVTLLFLVFGEIIPKSFARANSEQVARISMKVMYVLYRLFFPLVWLFSELANFVIRKLGSDQTLQPAITEEELEFLLEVGEKSGVIEDMKKDMINGVFEFDETKVREVMTPRTDIFALEKNDSIDQAVRMIIQSGHSRLPVYDEQIDNVMGIVFAKDLLRYLSDPKRGKNNSQQPVPLTAVMREPQFVPESKPLMEVFKELKQSKNHMAIIIDEYGGTAGLVTMEDILEEIVGDIQDEFDAEEAAILQIEEDVYDVAGYVNITEFMDFFELNESFAKDVEGEVDTMAGWMTQLLGHLPEVGQTVTHGDLTFEVTEVDRHRIERLRVIRHRQPTAVSAAESGS; encoded by the coding sequence ATGGAATTTGGCTTATCCTATGATCTGATGGAAATGCTGGTGATCGGTCTTGCGATCATCGGTGCGGCGATCTTTTCCGCGGCCGAGACGGCGATCACTTCGCTCGGCGCCCATAAAATGCGGCATATGGTTTCGAATAAAAAGGCTCAGACCTCGCATTCCCTGCGGCTCTGGCTCTCGCAACCATCACGGGTTCTGACCACCATCCTCATCTTCAATAACTTTTGTAAAGTCCTGGCCTCCGTGGTCGCCACCGACCTTGCCATGCGCTTTTTCGGGGATCAGGCCATCAGCATCGCCATCGGCGTTGTGACCCTGCTTTTCCTGGTCTTTGGCGAGATCATCCCAAAATCCTTTGCGCGCGCGAACTCCGAGCAGGTCGCCCGCATCTCGATGAAGGTGATGTACGTCCTCTATCGGCTTTTCTTTCCCTTGGTCTGGCTTTTTTCCGAGCTGGCGAACTTTGTGATCCGAAAGCTCGGCAGCGATCAGACGCTGCAGCCGGCGATCACGGAAGAGGAATTGGAATTCCTTTTGGAAGTCGGCGAGAAGTCGGGCGTCATCGAAGACATGAAGAAGGATATGATCAACGGTGTCTTCGAGTTCGATGAAACCAAGGTCCGCGAGGTCATGACCCCGCGTACCGATATCTTTGCCCTTGAGAAAAACGACAGCATCGACCAGGCCGTGCGCATGATCATTCAATCGGGTCATTCGCGTCTTCCCGTTTATGATGAGCAGATTGATAACGTGATGGGGATCGTCTTCGCCAAGGATCTTCTGCGTTATCTGTCCGATCCCAAACGCGGGAAGAATAACAGCCAGCAGCCCGTGCCGCTGACGGCCGTCATGCGCGAGCCGCAGTTCGTGCCGGAGAGCAAGCCTTTGATGGAAGTCTTCAAGGAATTGAAGCAGTCCAAGAACCATATGGCCATCATCATCGACGAATACGGCGGGACCGCGGGTCTTGTCACGATGGAGGATATCCTGGAAGAAATCGTCGGGGATATTCAGGATGAATTCGATGCCGAGGAAGCGGCCATCCTGCAGATCGAAGAGGATGTCTATGATGTGGCAGGTTATGTCAACATCACTGAATTCATGGATTTCTTCGAACTGAATGAGTCCTTTGCCAAGGACGTGGAAGGCGAAGTCGATACCATGGCGGGTTGGATGACCCAGCTCCTGGGTCATCTGCCGGAAGTCGGACAGACCGTCACGCACGGGGATTTGACGTTTGAAGTGACCGAAGTGGATCGCCACCGCATCGAACGCCTGCGGGTGATCCGCCATCGGCAGCCGACTGCGGTATCCGCGGCGGAATCGGGGAGCTAG
- a CDS encoding glycoside hydrolase family 3 N-terminal domain-containing protein encodes MSPDQASAVILAALEGTSLSAEEQKCFERLPPAGFTLFRRNISPEFARVRRLCTNLQSLIPANSPPMILAIDQEGGRVARLKQPFPDGGPAMLLAEGRVDTDALLSIENHGYIVGSSLLGLGLNVNFAPCVDVLTNEGNVAIGDRCFGLTSESVTQRAFAYMHGLQAAGVLGCLKHFPGQGDAGADTHEHGTVINADMETLYARELVPFLALMNECPMVMVSHAVYPALDPDHPSSLSAKTMQGFLRDRLKYKGLIVTDDMNMKAIAQDRESWTAAVIASVAAGADLVLVCRELERYRWAVDALTREAQRSFSFHRRMNEALKRLTETRVRLRK; translated from the coding sequence ATGTCCCCAGATCAGGCCAGCGCAGTTATCCTGGCTGCGCTCGAAGGCACTTCGCTTTCCGCTGAAGAGCAGAAGTGCTTCGAAAGACTTCCGCCTGCAGGATTCACACTCTTCCGCCGTAATATTTCGCCTGAATTTGCAAGGGTCAGACGCCTTTGCACGAACCTTCAGTCCCTGATTCCGGCGAATTCGCCGCCCATGATACTGGCGATCGACCAGGAAGGGGGGCGGGTGGCTCGCTTGAAACAGCCTTTTCCTGATGGCGGGCCGGCCATGCTCCTTGCTGAAGGACGCGTGGATACGGACGCTCTTCTGTCGATTGAAAATCACGGTTACATCGTCGGGTCTTCACTTTTGGGTCTGGGCCTGAATGTGAACTTCGCACCGTGCGTGGATGTTCTGACCAACGAAGGCAACGTCGCGATCGGCGACCGCTGCTTCGGCCTTACGAGTGAGTCGGTGACGCAGCGTGCGTTTGCATACATGCATGGGCTCCAGGCCGCGGGCGTTTTGGGCTGTCTGAAGCATTTTCCCGGGCAGGGTGATGCCGGTGCGGATACGCATGAGCACGGCACAGTGATTAATGCCGACATGGAGACCCTTTACGCCCGTGAACTCGTGCCGTTTCTGGCTTTGATGAACGAATGCCCGATGGTGATGGTGTCCCACGCGGTTTATCCCGCCCTGGACCCGGATCATCCTTCGAGTCTTTCGGCGAAAACCATGCAGGGTTTTCTGCGTGATCGGCTTAAATACAAGGGTTTAATCGTTACGGATGATATGAACATGAAGGCCATCGCCCAGGACCGCGAAAGCTGGACCGCGGCGGTGATAGCCTCGGTGGCTGCCGGCGCGGATCTGGTTTTAGTATGCCGGGAATTGGAGCGCTACCGCTGGGCCGTGGATGCCCTGACGCGCGAGGCGCAGCGGAGCTTTAGCTTTCATCGGCGAATGAACGAAGCGCTCAAGAGGCTGACGGAGACCCGGGTTCGCTTGCGCAAATGA